The following are from one region of the Capsicum annuum cultivar UCD-10X-F1 chromosome 1, UCD10Xv1.1, whole genome shotgun sequence genome:
- the LOC107839016 gene encoding zinc finger A20 and AN1 domain-containing stress-associated protein 8: MEQNDTGCQAPQAPQAPVLCVNNCGFFGTAATMNLCSKCYKDMMFKQEQANFAASSIESFVNGSSSTSVKAIDVAATVQKGPAESLVVPTQVACPPESKEVEKAKQGPKRCSTCRKRVGLTGFNCRCGNLFCSAHRYSDKHECPYDYRKAGQDAIAKANPVVKAEKLDKI, from the coding sequence ATGGAGCAAAATGATACAGGCTGCCAAGCTCCTCAAGCTCCTCAAGCTCCTGTCCTTTGTGTCAACAATTGTGGGTTTTTTGGAACTGCAGCTACAATGAACTTGTGCTCAAAGTGCTACAAGGATATGATGTTTAAGCAAGAACAAGCTAACTTTGCCGCTTCATCTATTGAAAGCTTTGTGAATGGAAGTTCAAGCACTAGTGTGAAAGCCATTGATGTTGCTGCAACCGTGCAGAAAGGTCCTGCAGAGTCCCTGGTTGTACCCACACAAGTTGCATGTCCACCCGAGAGCAAAGAAGTTGAGAAGGCTAAGCAGGGACCAAAAAGGTGCAGCACCTGCAGGAAACGAGTTGGTTTGACCGGCTTCAATTGCCGATGTGGGAATCTTTTCTGCTCAGCCCATCGTTACTCGGACAAGCATGAGTGTCCATATGATTATCGCAAGGCTGGTCAAGATGCTATTGCAAAAGCCAACCCAGTTGTTAAGGCTGAAAAGCTTGACAAAATATGA